Proteins co-encoded in one Flavobacteriaceae bacterium MAR_2009_75 genomic window:
- a CDS encoding putative cold-shock DNA-binding protein, which translates to MTGTVKFFNGSKGYGFITNDDTGKDIFVHATALKGIELNEGDKVEYVEEEGRKGVVAAQVQVIG; encoded by the coding sequence ATGACTGGTACAGTAAAGTTTTTTAATGGATCTAAAGGGTACGGATTTATTACTAACGACGATACGGGAAAAGACATCTTTGTACACGCTACCGCTCTCAAAGGTATAGAATTAAACGAGGGCGATAAAGTGGAGTATGTTGAAGAAGAAGGTAGAAAGGGCGTAGTTGCCGCACAAGTACAGGTGATAGGATAA
- a CDS encoding RagB/SusD domain-containing protein: protein MKNTLTTFLKLSAFALFVMTASCSFEEVVDPNGPSVDGVLSGSSKGQLNELVVGIESTLRNGIATETTASGTMARELYLFDADPRNTIDLLGKNGISLDNNSFYSTAQWSGSYRCIKNANLLIEGASNTEAVNAQEQAGYLGFAKTVMAYELIQMVKSYGRARIDIGDPENLGPIEDSAAVLTFARNILDEANGDLAGAGGSFAFNLSSGFSGFDTPSTFAQFNRAVAGMAAVYDGDGGAALTALNNSYLDLEGDLMVGPQHIFGLGGGDQSNGLFKVDGENGDQIIVHDSWINDAEAGDTRVTTKTNERPNPQAQDELNGMNETNLYATNTSPIDIMRNEELVLLYAEASILSSSFQDAVDAINVVRNAAGLSDYAGAMTADALTTEMLNQRRYSLWAENHRMYDLRRYNLSNTLPIDRAGDQIFNVLPVPLAEND, encoded by the coding sequence ATGAAAAATACATTAACAACGTTTTTAAAACTTTCAGCATTTGCTCTGTTTGTCATGACTGCTTCATGTTCTTTTGAAGAAGTTGTAGATCCAAATGGACCAAGTGTAGACGGGGTCTTATCGGGATCTTCTAAAGGGCAATTGAATGAATTGGTCGTAGGTATCGAATCAACATTAAGAAATGGAATTGCCACAGAGACTACCGCGAGCGGTACCATGGCAAGGGAATTATACCTCTTTGATGCCGACCCTAGAAATACGATAGACCTTTTAGGTAAAAATGGTATTAGTTTAGACAATAACTCCTTTTATAGTACTGCTCAATGGAGTGGTAGTTATCGTTGCATTAAGAATGCCAATCTTTTGATTGAAGGAGCCTCGAATACCGAAGCTGTAAACGCACAGGAGCAAGCGGGTTATTTGGGCTTTGCAAAGACGGTTATGGCTTATGAGTTGATTCAAATGGTCAAATCATATGGCCGGGCACGAATAGACATAGGCGACCCTGAAAATTTAGGGCCAATCGAAGATAGTGCTGCCGTATTAACCTTCGCTAGAAATATATTAGATGAAGCCAATGGAGATTTAGCAGGGGCTGGAGGTTCGTTTGCCTTTAATTTAAGCTCGGGTTTTTCGGGTTTTGATACTCCCTCAACATTTGCTCAGTTCAATAGGGCTGTAGCTGGTATGGCCGCGGTTTATGATGGTGACGGAGGCGCAGCGTTGACCGCTTTAAACAACTCATACCTTGATTTAGAAGGAGATTTAATGGTAGGTCCGCAACATATTTTTGGCCTTGGTGGAGGGGATCAATCCAATGGACTATTTAAAGTCGATGGGGAGAACGGTGATCAAATTATCGTTCATGATAGTTGGATAAATGATGCAGAGGCAGGTGATACCCGAGTTACTACTAAGACAAATGAAAGACCAAACCCACAGGCTCAGGATGAACTTAATGGAATGAACGAAACAAACTTATACGCTACAAATACTTCACCTATTGATATTATGAGAAATGAGGAATTGGTTCTCTTGTACGCAGAGGCGAGTATATTGTCCAGTAGCTTTCAAGATGCGGTTGACGCGATTAATGTAGTCAGAAATGCGGCCGGATTATCGGATTATGCTGGTGCAATGACTGCAGATGCATTAACGACAGAGATGCTAAATCAACGTAGGTATTCCCTATGGGCAGAGAATCATAGAATGTATGATTTACGACGCTATAACCTATCTAATACTTTACCTATTGATAGAGCAGGGGATCAGATATTCAATGTTTTACCGGTACCGCTCGCGGAAAACGATTAA
- a CDS encoding aspartyl-tRNA synthetase — MYRSHTCGELRESHIETKVTLSGWVQKTRDKGFVVWVDLRDRYGITQLVFDEDRTSSKLLEQARNLGREFVVQVEGEVIERSSKNPNLSTGDIEVLVEELTVLNESKTPPFTIENETDGGEDLRMKYRYLDIRRSPVKNNLIFRSKVTMEVRKYLADKGFIEVETPYLIKSTPEGARDFVVPSRMNEGQFYALPQSPQTFKQLLMVGGMDKYFQIVKCFRDEDLRADRQPEFTQIDCEMAFVEQEDILDAFEGLTKYLLKEINGVEISAFPRITYDDAMRIYGNDKPDIRFGMEFAELNDIAQHKDFNVFNSAELVVAIAVPKAASYTRKEIDGLVDWVKRPQIGAKGMVYVKCNEDGSFKSSVDKFYDQEDLAKWAEATEAEPGDLICVLSGDKNKTRTQLSALRMEMATRLGLRKADEFAPLWVIDFPLLELDEETGNYHAMHHPFTSPKPGQLELLESDPGAVRANAYDLVLNGNEIGGGSIRIHDKEVQSTMFKHLGFTPEEAKTQFGFLMDAFQYGAPPHGGIAFGLDRLVAILGGQETIRDFIAFPKNNSGRDVMIDAPAAIDDEQLKELRLKLNLPS, encoded by the coding sequence ATGTACAGAAGTCATACCTGCGGAGAGCTCCGTGAATCACATATTGAAACAAAAGTAACCCTCTCTGGTTGGGTACAAAAAACAAGAGATAAAGGATTTGTAGTTTGGGTAGATTTACGTGATCGTTACGGCATAACCCAATTGGTGTTCGACGAAGACAGAACCTCTTCTAAACTTCTCGAACAAGCAAGAAACCTCGGTCGTGAATTTGTGGTTCAAGTAGAAGGTGAAGTCATCGAAAGAAGCTCAAAAAACCCAAATTTATCTACGGGAGACATAGAGGTTTTAGTTGAGGAGTTGACAGTTCTCAATGAATCGAAAACACCACCCTTTACCATAGAAAATGAAACCGATGGCGGCGAAGACCTGCGAATGAAATATAGGTACTTAGACATTCGCAGAAGCCCAGTAAAAAACAACCTTATTTTTAGAAGTAAGGTAACCATGGAGGTTCGCAAATATTTGGCCGATAAAGGTTTTATCGAAGTAGAAACACCTTATCTTATCAAATCGACCCCAGAGGGTGCTCGTGATTTTGTAGTACCTAGCCGTATGAACGAAGGTCAATTTTATGCCCTGCCACAATCTCCCCAGACCTTTAAGCAACTTTTGATGGTCGGCGGTATGGATAAGTATTTTCAGATAGTAAAATGCTTTCGAGATGAAGATTTACGAGCAGATAGACAACCTGAATTTACACAAATCGACTGCGAAATGGCTTTCGTCGAACAAGAAGATATTCTTGATGCTTTTGAAGGATTGACCAAGTACTTGCTCAAAGAAATAAATGGAGTAGAAATATCGGCTTTCCCGAGAATTACCTATGACGATGCCATGCGCATTTACGGGAACGATAAACCTGATATTAGGTTCGGTATGGAGTTTGCCGAATTGAACGACATTGCACAACATAAAGATTTTAATGTATTTAACTCTGCAGAACTAGTAGTGGCCATAGCAGTGCCTAAGGCTGCCAGTTACACCAGAAAAGAAATCGACGGTCTTGTTGATTGGGTAAAGAGACCTCAAATCGGGGCGAAGGGCATGGTATATGTCAAATGTAACGAAGATGGTTCTTTTAAGTCTTCTGTAGATAAATTTTATGACCAAGAAGATTTGGCCAAATGGGCAGAAGCTACCGAAGCCGAACCGGGCGACCTTATATGTGTACTTTCTGGCGATAAGAACAAGACCCGGACTCAATTGAGTGCTTTACGCATGGAAATGGCAACTCGATTAGGCTTGAGAAAAGCGGATGAATTTGCCCCACTTTGGGTTATTGATTTTCCGTTATTGGAGCTAGATGAAGAAACCGGTAACTATCACGCGATGCACCACCCGTTCACATCACCTAAGCCGGGTCAACTAGAGCTTTTAGAAAGTGACCCGGGCGCTGTTAGGGCAAATGCTTATGATTTAGTGCTCAACGGTAATGAGATAGGTGGTGGATCTATTCGAATTCACGATAAAGAGGTTCAAAGTACCATGTTCAAACACTTGGGCTTTACCCCTGAAGAGGCCAAAACGCAGTTCGGATTTCTTATGGATGCCTTTCAATATGGGGCACCGCCACATGGTGGCATTGCTTTCGGTTTAGATCGATTAGTAGCCATACTTGGTGGTCAAGAAACTATACGTGATTTCATCGCATTCCCGAAAAACAACAGTGGGCGAGATGTAATGATTGATGCCCCTGCCGCGATTGACGACGAGCAATTGAAAGAGTTACGCTTGAAACTAAATCTACCTTCTTAG
- a CDS encoding tRNA(adenine34) deaminase gives MLQPFDDNYFMKKALQEAETAYDMGEVPVGAIVVVQNRIIARAHNLTEQLNDVTAHAEMQAITAAANFIGGKYLKSCTLYVTLEPCQMCAGALYWSQISKVVYGAADPQRGFVTMGTQMHPKTEVVSGVMENEASNLLKRFFVRKRNLN, from the coding sequence ATGCTTCAACCCTTCGACGATAATTACTTTATGAAAAAGGCGCTTCAAGAAGCTGAAACTGCATATGATATGGGCGAGGTACCTGTTGGTGCGATAGTCGTGGTTCAAAACAGAATTATTGCCCGCGCGCACAATCTTACAGAACAGTTGAATGATGTCACAGCTCACGCTGAAATGCAAGCTATTACCGCAGCCGCTAATTTTATAGGGGGTAAATATTTAAAAAGTTGTACGCTATATGTCACATTAGAGCCATGTCAAATGTGCGCTGGCGCACTATACTGGAGCCAAATCTCGAAAGTAGTATATGGGGCAGCCGATCCACAAAGGGGGTTTGTAACCATGGGTACTCAAATGCACCCTAAAACAGAAGTAGTATCGGGGGTAATGGAAAATGAAGCTAGCAATCTGTTAAAACGCTTTTTTGTACGAAAAAGAAACCTGAATTGA
- a CDS encoding PAS domain-containing protein, translating to MKKLDHKADMRKFRLEVQKKIGEYQFRPKAYSSLQNFPLNNKQCLYVAHWNKEGIIFEKGLEALTGYTLEEFNTEDLVHHIHPEERELVNRLTQEVVKYVIDVDLGKGPAHLFLSFRFRKKDGTYIKILRQSSSFELDEKGRMVSNFSLLTDISFLDTGNRVEWDFKANGLDLEDFKNIIYKVYQNYFTSREKEIINLIDRGQTNLLISENLFISKHTVATHRKNILKKAGVSNTVDLIEFCKKNGIID from the coding sequence ATGAAGAAGTTGGATCATAAGGCTGATATGCGCAAATTTCGACTAGAAGTTCAAAAGAAAATCGGAGAATATCAGTTTAGACCAAAAGCATACAGTTCGCTTCAGAACTTTCCGTTGAACAATAAGCAATGTTTGTATGTGGCCCATTGGAATAAAGAAGGAATTATTTTCGAAAAGGGATTAGAAGCACTAACAGGTTATACTTTAGAAGAGTTCAATACAGAGGACCTAGTGCATCATATACACCCTGAAGAACGAGAGCTTGTTAACAGGCTTACACAAGAAGTAGTGAAGTACGTAATTGATGTTGACCTTGGAAAAGGCCCTGCCCACTTGTTTCTCTCTTTTCGTTTTCGAAAGAAAGATGGCACCTATATAAAAATTCTCAGGCAATCGTCTTCATTTGAGCTTGATGAAAAGGGAAGAATGGTAAGCAACTTTAGCTTATTGACCGATATTTCTTTTTTGGATACCGGTAATCGCGTCGAATGGGACTTCAAGGCAAATGGATTGGATCTCGAGGATTTTAAAAATATAATTTACAAAGTATATCAAAACTACTTCACCTCACGTGAAAAAGAGATTATCAATCTTATTGATAGGGGGCAAACCAACTTGTTGATTTCTGAAAATTTGTTTATTAGTAAGCACACGGTAGCGACCCATAGAAAAAATATTCTTAAAAAAGCCGGTGTCAGCAATACCGTTGATTTGATCGAATTTTGTAAGAAAAACGGAATTATTGATTAA
- a CDS encoding PAS domain-containing protein has protein sequence MNLESYERTFSTNDKIDHLAVKKHIEKLEELDQYLPKLQSFILVQNTVTQKYDYVCDNYETLLGYEKREVREQGMPYHFSKIHPQDVPNWLKILDDLMVYTMNNVPQKERVKCVYYWNYRLKDKKGDYVNIQVHQTPLYFDSKGKPILGFSQNTIMGNNKRQPMVGVCKKLNANNEYETLFYKNYSKSLIIDNLSNRELDIVRLLSKGHTTKEISNKLNISTHTTATHRKNILSKLNFKNSLEIVNYCNENHLF, from the coding sequence ATGAATTTAGAATCTTACGAGAGAACATTCAGTACAAATGATAAAATTGATCATTTAGCCGTAAAAAAGCACATAGAAAAATTAGAAGAACTAGACCAATACCTACCCAAGCTACAATCGTTTATTCTAGTTCAGAACACGGTGACTCAAAAGTACGACTACGTCTGTGATAATTATGAGACCTTATTAGGGTATGAAAAAAGAGAGGTTCGAGAGCAAGGCATGCCTTATCATTTTTCGAAAATTCACCCTCAAGATGTACCTAACTGGCTAAAAATTTTAGACGACCTAATGGTCTATACAATGAATAATGTGCCACAAAAAGAAAGGGTTAAATGTGTGTATTATTGGAACTATAGACTTAAAGATAAAAAAGGAGATTATGTTAATATTCAAGTTCATCAAACTCCTTTATATTTTGATTCTAAGGGTAAACCAATTCTAGGTTTTTCTCAAAATACTATAATGGGGAATAACAAGAGGCAGCCCATGGTCGGGGTATGCAAAAAGTTGAATGCAAATAATGAGTATGAGACCCTGTTTTACAAAAACTATTCGAAAAGCTTGATTATCGATAATTTAAGTAATCGAGAATTAGACATCGTAAGACTTTTGTCAAAAGGGCATACCACTAAAGAGATATCTAACAAATTGAACATTAGTACTCATACCACGGCAACACACCGAAAGAATATTTTGTCAAAATTGAATTTTAAGAATTCACTTGAAATCGTAAATTATTGTAATGAAAACCATTTGTTTTAA
- a CDS encoding CIC family chloride channel protein produces MSVLVGLLAGLASVTLKNIVYFIEASLEKGIFISNNSIYFILPIIGLTLVFLYVKFIHKEKLGHAVSSILFSLSKKKGVIPPKHIYTQLITAPLTIGFGGSTGLLGPAVSTGAAISSNLGRFFHINSKTRSLLIACASAGAIASIFQSPIAAIIFAVEVFSLDFTMLSMLPLLLASISGVLTSYFFLGNEVLFKFTITQNFEVKDTLFYIILGVGTAFASIYFTRMYFGILKLFEPLKSPKYKLLVGGLAIGIMLYFIPPLYGEGFGFINDLLDGDHIKALGKTPFDNYTSNIWVVIALLFGITIFKAVAMTTTLAAGGAGGIFIPTMVMGSALGNVMAKVINNSGLGFGVSESNFTLIGMAGLIAGVLHAPLTAIFLIAEITGGYELFVPLMITASISYLITRNAIDYTIYTRELAKSGALLTHNKDQSILTLMQLDDVLETNFKTVHPSMSLGDMLHDSVAKSARNIFPVVNEEKALVGIVLLDDIREFMFDTSLYESTKVETFMHNAPEHIFYEKDSMKKVMQKFQDSGAWNLPVIKNGKYIGFISKSKLLTAYRRELINFTR; encoded by the coding sequence ATGAGCGTTTTAGTGGGGCTATTGGCAGGTCTTGCGTCAGTGACGCTCAAGAATATTGTTTATTTTATAGAAGCTTCTTTAGAGAAGGGCATTTTTATTTCCAATAATAGCATCTATTTCATCTTGCCGATTATTGGGCTCACCTTGGTTTTTCTCTATGTAAAATTCATTCATAAAGAAAAATTGGGCCATGCGGTTTCATCGATACTTTTTTCCTTATCAAAGAAAAAAGGAGTTATACCTCCTAAGCATATTTATACACAATTGATAACGGCACCTTTGACCATTGGTTTCGGTGGTTCTACAGGGCTTTTGGGCCCAGCAGTTTCGACCGGTGCGGCAATTAGTTCTAATCTCGGACGCTTTTTTCATATTAATTCAAAAACAAGATCATTGTTGATTGCCTGTGCTTCGGCAGGTGCAATCGCCTCTATTTTTCAATCACCGATTGCCGCCATAATTTTTGCCGTAGAGGTCTTTAGTTTAGATTTTACAATGCTCTCTATGCTACCCCTACTTTTGGCATCAATCTCTGGAGTTCTTACTTCTTATTTTTTTCTAGGGAACGAGGTGCTGTTCAAGTTTACCATTACCCAAAATTTTGAAGTCAAAGACACCTTGTTCTATATCATATTGGGTGTTGGGACTGCGTTCGCCTCCATATACTTTACACGTATGTATTTTGGCATTCTCAAACTTTTTGAGCCGTTGAAAAGTCCGAAATACAAACTCTTGGTAGGCGGTCTGGCAATTGGTATTATGCTCTATTTCATACCTCCTCTTTACGGTGAAGGGTTCGGATTCATTAACGACCTTTTGGATGGTGACCATATTAAGGCGCTGGGCAAAACTCCTTTTGATAATTACACATCAAACATTTGGGTAGTAATAGCCTTATTATTCGGAATTACTATTTTTAAAGCTGTAGCAATGACAACCACCTTAGCTGCTGGTGGGGCCGGGGGAATTTTTATTCCTACCATGGTTATGGGCAGTGCCTTGGGCAATGTTATGGCCAAGGTCATTAATAATTCAGGACTTGGTTTTGGAGTATCAGAAAGCAATTTTACGCTTATAGGTATGGCAGGTCTTATTGCGGGGGTTCTTCATGCACCCCTAACGGCCATCTTCTTAATTGCCGAGATTACTGGCGGTTACGAACTTTTTGTTCCGTTAATGATCACGGCTTCAATATCTTATTTAATAACTCGAAATGCGATCGATTACACCATCTATACTCGAGAACTTGCCAAGAGCGGTGCGCTTCTAACCCATAATAAAGACCAATCGATATTAACACTGATGCAACTAGATGATGTGTTAGAAACAAATTTTAAAACCGTGCATCCCTCAATGAGTCTTGGCGATATGTTACATGATTCGGTAGCTAAATCAGCAAGAAATATATTTCCGGTAGTCAATGAAGAAAAGGCATTGGTCGGTATTGTTCTATTGGATGATATTCGCGAATTTATGTTCGATACTTCTTTATATGAGAGCACCAAAGTAGAGACCTTCATGCATAATGCACCCGAGCATATCTTCTATGAAAAGGATAGTATGAAAAAAGTGATGCAAAAATTTCAAGATAGCGGCGCTTGGAACCTTCCAGTGATTAAGAATGGAAAGTACATCGGTTTTATCTCAAAGTCGAAACTACTTACTGCTTACCGTAGAGAGTTGATTAACTTTACCCGCTAG
- a CDS encoding TonB-linked SusC/RagA family outer membrane protein, translating into MKMKHSLLRGAYLLVFLLVPIVTMSQETVQGNISDNNSLPVPGANVVVKGTTNGATSDFDGNYEITINELPATLVFSSLGYSTKEIQVTSGATLDVVLEESVTGLDEVVVTGLGTSIKRSNLANAVATVSSEELVGTTGQSTVDGALYGKVTGVNITSSSGAPGGGFALRLRGVSSINGNNQPLIIVDGVYVNNVEIPSGLRFASGANQGNEENAGNRLADLDPNDIENIEILKGSSAAAIYGQRGNAGVVIITTKRGKGGKTRISFKQDLGFNEIANPLGVRPWTAQSVLETFGEDEADKYNAVIASNGSLYDYEDAIYGETGLITETSLSATGGGDKTKFYVGGSFRDEEGIVRNTGFDRFSLRANIDHRISDIFDFTSTTNYVRSNSSRSFTGNENEGGLSYGYTLAFTRPWNGLYPDQNGNYPNNPNFSGNPIFVRDKAVNEDSNDRIIQGLTLNTKLLTNDVNRLRFTNSVGVDYLANQTFVYVPETHQAQQGLGAAAGFVAQGKNNFTQFNTLSSLVWNHDAMDGDLGLTTQAGVAYLFQDANLINARGTGLAAGQTSVDQSANQVTDQTRREEKELGYFAQVEANYKDLVIGTLGYRIDKSTRNGDPNKFYGFPKASLAVNMANFDFWGLEAVNQFKFRIAYGETGNPASFGSTFTSLGANNIGGVIGQSVDGVKGDADVEPETASEFEVGFDMGFFDSRVSLEATYYNKNVKDLILTRQLPPASGFTQETTNLADMKNEGVELAVRGDVVRGDDFTWNTGIQFYLNRSEITRLDVPAFAQPGAGFGTGLGTIFIEEGKPVTQLVGNIDGTLTQVGNTEPDFQMAFNNNLTLFKNIDISFLLQLKAGGENLNLSEYLNDLGQTSVDLETVAGQARLGMPANAIRFVEPAGYLRLREAAVYYRFSPEFVESIFGEIVDGVKLGASGRNLFTITDYSSYDPEVSVNGGAGLSTGIEVTPFPSSRQVYFHLNVNF; encoded by the coding sequence ATGAAAATGAAACACTCTTTACTTAGAGGGGCATATCTTCTTGTGTTCCTTTTGGTCCCGATTGTCACCATGTCACAAGAAACGGTTCAAGGTAACATATCGGACAATAACAGTCTGCCCGTTCCGGGCGCTAATGTTGTTGTCAAAGGAACAACAAACGGGGCAACCTCCGATTTTGATGGTAATTATGAGATTACTATCAACGAACTTCCTGCGACATTGGTATTTTCCTCCTTGGGGTACAGCACTAAAGAAATACAGGTAACAAGCGGAGCAACTTTAGACGTAGTCTTAGAAGAATCTGTAACAGGGCTTGATGAGGTAGTGGTAACTGGTCTGGGCACAAGCATAAAAAGAAGTAACCTTGCAAATGCCGTGGCTACGGTATCATCAGAAGAATTGGTGGGCACAACAGGGCAAAGTACGGTTGATGGTGCGCTTTATGGTAAGGTTACCGGGGTAAATATAACCTCATCCTCAGGTGCTCCGGGTGGTGGTTTTGCACTTCGTCTACGTGGGGTTTCTTCTATTAACGGTAACAATCAGCCTTTGATTATCGTAGATGGGGTTTATGTTAACAATGTCGAAATACCATCAGGTCTTCGATTTGCTTCGGGAGCAAACCAAGGTAACGAAGAAAATGCTGGTAACCGATTGGCCGATTTAGACCCGAACGATATTGAAAATATTGAAATTTTAAAAGGTTCTTCTGCCGCGGCCATCTATGGTCAGCGAGGTAATGCAGGGGTAGTAATTATCACGACTAAAAGAGGTAAGGGCGGTAAGACTAGAATAAGTTTTAAACAAGATCTTGGCTTTAATGAAATTGCCAACCCCTTGGGTGTAAGACCATGGACAGCACAATCTGTTTTGGAAACTTTTGGTGAAGATGAAGCCGACAAATATAACGCCGTTATAGCGTCTAACGGTTCTTTATATGATTATGAGGATGCCATTTACGGAGAAACGGGTCTTATTACTGAAACAAGTCTAAGTGCTACAGGCGGCGGCGACAAAACAAAATTTTATGTAGGGGGCTCATTTAGAGATGAAGAAGGTATCGTGAGAAATACCGGTTTTGATCGGTTCTCTTTACGAGCCAATATTGATCATAGAATTTCTGATATTTTTGATTTTACCTCTACCACCAATTATGTAAGAAGTAATTCAAGTAGAAGTTTTACAGGTAATGAGAATGAAGGAGGTCTGAGTTATGGGTATACCTTAGCATTTACGAGACCATGGAATGGACTATACCCTGATCAGAACGGTAACTACCCAAACAACCCGAACTTCTCGGGTAATCCAATTTTTGTTAGGGATAAGGCAGTAAACGAAGATAGCAATGATCGTATCATTCAAGGTTTGACCTTGAACACCAAGCTTTTGACCAATGATGTTAATCGACTAAGATTCACAAATAGCGTGGGCGTCGATTATTTGGCAAATCAAACCTTTGTTTACGTGCCTGAAACACATCAAGCACAACAGGGCTTAGGTGCTGCTGCGGGGTTCGTGGCTCAAGGTAAAAACAACTTTACACAATTTAATACGCTTTCTAGTTTGGTATGGAACCATGATGCTATGGATGGTGATTTAGGCCTGACAACACAGGCAGGTGTGGCATATTTGTTTCAAGACGCGAACTTGATCAACGCCCGAGGTACTGGTTTGGCTGCGGGGCAGACAAGTGTAGATCAATCGGCCAACCAGGTTACCGATCAAACAAGAAGGGAGGAAAAAGAACTGGGCTATTTTGCACAGGTCGAAGCCAATTATAAAGATTTGGTCATAGGTACCCTCGGCTATCGTATCGATAAATCGACCAGAAACGGAGATCCAAATAAGTTTTATGGTTTTCCTAAAGCTTCATTGGCAGTAAATATGGCCAATTTTGATTTTTGGGGCTTAGAGGCGGTCAACCAATTCAAATTCCGTATAGCTTATGGTGAAACGGGTAACCCCGCAAGCTTTGGCTCTACCTTTACTAGTTTGGGAGCAAACAATATTGGGGGTGTGATTGGCCAATCAGTTGATGGTGTCAAAGGTGATGCAGATGTTGAGCCTGAAACAGCTAGTGAGTTTGAAGTTGGTTTCGACATGGGCTTTTTTGATAGCAGGGTTTCTTTAGAAGCTACTTATTATAATAAAAATGTAAAAGATTTAATCTTGACCAGACAGTTGCCCCCAGCATCTGGTTTTACACAAGAGACGACGAATTTGGCCGATATGAAGAATGAAGGGGTTGAGCTTGCCGTAAGGGGAGATGTAGTTAGAGGCGATGATTTTACGTGGAATACCGGGATTCAATTTTACCTGAATCGTTCTGAGATTACTCGATTAGATGTTCCTGCTTTTGCTCAGCCCGGCGCTGGTTTTGGTACTGGATTAGGAACTATATTCATTGAGGAAGGAAAACCGGTTACGCAATTAGTGGGTAATATTGATGGCACATTGACACAGGTGGGTAATACAGAGCCTGATTTTCAAATGGCATTCAACAATAACTTAACCTTGTTCAAAAATATAGATATATCGTTCTTGTTGCAATTAAAGGCAGGAGGCGAAAACTTGAATCTGTCAGAATATTTGAACGATTTAGGACAAACTAGTGTGGATTTAGAGACAGTTGCAGGTCAGGCCCGTTTGGGGATGCCTGCAAATGCTATTCGATTTGTTGAACCAGCGGGGTATCTTAGGCTTCGTGAAGCGGCAGTTTACTATAGATTTTCTCCCGAATTCGTAGAAAGTATATTTGGTGAAATTGTTGATGGCGTTAAGTTAGGTGCCTCTGGTAGAAATTTGTTTACAATAACCGATTATAGTAGTTATGACCCTGAGGTTTCAGTGAATGGTGGCGCCGGTTTGTCAACGGGTATTGAGGTAACACCTTTTCCGAGTTCAAGGCAAGTGTACTTTCACTTAAATGTTAACTTCTAA